In Drosophila yakuba strain Tai18E2 chromosome 2R, Prin_Dyak_Tai18E2_2.1, whole genome shotgun sequence, a single genomic region encodes these proteins:
- the LOC6530395 gene encoding polycomb protein Asx isoform X1: MKTITPDTTTTSSQHQQLLIPQADQHHQPMLQQQSLLAAPPPTMIMEHVNLVDDDEKDPLALEQLEVSPSTKHTHSLRRHLPRIIVKPIPPEKKPMAPSEEAPVSSAPAPPTRLICSRRIQQQQQVKAAAAAAAAAAAAAAAAAAAQAQAQAAASYPSAISPGSKAGTSQASTMREVLASIPGFSVKPRRRSNKKLTTAAQIEQTKDGKIDLETPDSILASTNLRALLNKQTFSLLPPLYQYNLIQLLPSVDREASELEQPSGSGSGGSPSEAIRLSASCLNNEFFARACLEWRERLSEGEFTPENQLKLKTEAEREKNKLDPWKLKHFEPFWGEKNSRGKEKLESDTKDQKLSISIKSEPKPPATSQQKPLQQATCDNETELKFDLSTKCETTSAKTTVAVAVADKSSTFPVTGSQNNVLNEQQRRVLKRPSSSPSQRKQAPTTIATINLDDDLDELPSTSKDSKQPKMAEIVPNASGNVVATPEVDVVDHAAEETKIKDEQQHQRQHQPLINSTCDKIEPSECSKEMIVAMNQVDAKENVGPVASAATTPAIAAVTPHTPKPEASATNPEVANQFVSYLQNVELAAETKAPLDNSNEADLTTGTNSHDFVFSDTLDHAYFQEHQSTINHNFFTSSSSSNTATTAANKLEELSDKPEDSPLPIASSISGSTPASSITSTSCTSSSSSSASMSSSCSSSNSGSTTTAPTTSSSAGASTVPLTLAAAAETTLANVQAMLSTVAKLQQQQQELPVELNSNEMYQHVQHDWNFGDIKLSSSQSSGDHQRNLSHEAIDLMDVVQDADVIDDIMHNDVCHDVLGDEDEVDQEEDEDDEVVECMSEDQQIIDEDSEAVREIVDKLQQHQQQQNQQQHHQQLHLQEVVQLAQHSFMPQAQSEFGNDIGQEMICDAVPMSAAEMEVSSTVITNSSNSNDSSNNLSLCSSTNSLTINQMPHQTSQQPSQNAQSNAQQQRQILVDSNGQIIGNFLLQQQRQQQQQQLLQQFTLQAAAAQQQQQQQQHQQQQQQQQQQATSSNSLGKTLPVALRNGAQQFLSPNLIAQQHQQQQQLEQHQQQAAAQQKQQQIQQFALQQAQLHQRQLLAQAANNNLLQQQQQHQQNVAPPTTQAKFIAKPLNIISMTRPANASPTTAATTANTASIPSAYANVVAVSGAQQQQSPPVPAPQQQTAQQQQLANHNSNMQQLPNVLTMKTLPPSGVPTTIAQQRLQPKMPTGKGRKATSNRLPPGAVNLERSYQICQAVIQNSPNRENLKAQLRPPAAILNQHQPTTTTAPAPINPVTLNVSTVAATPMSNITTASGSMAAAVAAAPPQNVIKQEELLVSGAVGAGALPAGLPPNVMGVGRPGVYKVIGPRMSGFPRKKYVQRKPSPTTLIRHVFSPGPGGATATAQQLQMLQQHHQSTTSPVPVQNPQQPAPEQLIHQNGNGQYVLVHRANVGAADNQAPRASSAPPMHQNQFVTVQNPLHSINGIPIGGRGRPASVDTTAGSGNVIAPPISATDALHHHHHEMQQQQPHQQPQPLGNVGTAANIVRRNIAAGPNIAYIDGSNSNSSAVALMEAGNNYIVTTNASPTTAASPINQQPQSQQSGHQHPLLQLHQSGENTPPGNEATATANNCACSLNAMVICQQCGAFCHDDCIGAAKLCVACVIR, encoded by the exons ATGAAAACCATTACGCCGGATACGACGACGACGTCGTCGCAGCACCAACAACTTCTCATTCCACAAGCGGATCAGCATCACCAGCCgatgctgcagcagcaatcCCTGTTGGCCGCTCCACCGCCTACAATGATAATGGAGCATGTGAACCTGGTGGACGACGACGAGAAGGATCCTCTTGCGCTGGAGCAACTGGAAGTGTCACCGTCCACCAAGCACACACATAGTCTCAG ACGCCACCTGCCACGCATTATCGTGAAACCCATACCACCTGAGAAGAAGCCGATGGCGCCCAGCGAAGAAGCACCCGTCAGCTCCGCTCCTGCCCCGCCCACGCGTTTAATATGTAGCCGACGCattcagcaacagcaacaggtcaaagcggcagcagcagcggcggcagcagcagcggcggcagcagcagcagcggccgcAGCACAGGCCCAGGCCCAAGCCGCCGCCAGCTATCCATCCGCCATCTCACCTGGTAGCAAAGCGGGCACCTCCCAAGCTTCGACCATGCGGGAGGTCCTGGCTTCCATACCCGGTTTTAGTGTTAAGCCTCGTCGGAGGAGCAATAAGAAGCTGACGACAGCAGCGCAGATTGAGCAAACAAAAGACGGCAAGATCGACCTGGAGACCCCCGACTCCATACTGGCCTCCACCAACCTAAGAGCGCTGTTGAACAAGCAAACGTTctcgctgctgccgccgctctATCAGTACAATCTCATACAATTGCTGCCCAGCGTGGATCGCGAGGCCAGCGAACTAGAGCAGCCAAGCGGCAGCGGAAGTGGAGGCAGTCCATCGGAGGCTATAAGGCTCAGTGCCTCCTGTCTAAACAACGAGTTTTTTGCCCGAGCCTGCTTGGAGTGGCGGGAACGACTAAGCGAAGGCGAGTTTACACCCGAGAACCAGCTGAAACTTAAAACGGAAGCAGAGCGCGAAAAGAACAAGTTGGATCCCTGGAAGCTGAAACATTTCGAGCCCTTCTGGGGCGAAAAGAATTCTAGGGGGAAGGAGAAGTTAGAAAGCGATACCAAGGATCAGAAGCTTTCGATAAGCATAAAGAGTGAGCCCAAACCACCAGCGACTTCGCAACAAAAACCACTGCAACAAGCAACATGTGATAATGAGACtgaattaaaatttgatttg AGCACAAAGTGCGAAACGACATCAGCTAAAACTACGGTAGCAGTGGCAGTAGCAGATAAATCAAGCACGTTTCCAGTCACTGGCAGCCAGAACAATGTGCTTAACGAACAGCAACGCCGCGTCCTCAAACGTCCATCGAGCAGTCCTTCGCAGCGCAAGCAGGCACCCACAACGATAGCGACCATTAATTTGGACGATGATCTCGACGAGCTGCCCAGCACATCAAAGGACAGCAAGCAGCCGAAAATGGCCGAAATTGTTCCTAATGCGTCAGGGAATGTTGTCGCAACTCCAGAGGTTGATGTGGTCGATCACGCCGCAGAAGAAACGAAAATCAAggacgagcagcagcatcagcgtCAGCATCAGCCACTTATCAACAGTACCTGTGATAAAATTGAGCCATCTGAATGCAGTAAGGAGATGATCGTTGCCATGAATCAAGTGGATGCTAAGGAAAACGTGGGGCCCGTTGCATCTGCGGCTACTACGCCAGCAATTGCAGCTGTTACCCCACACACGCCAAAGCCGGAAGCGTCAGCAACAAATCCGGAGGTGGCCAACCAATTTGTAAGCTACTTGCAAAACGTCGAACTAGCAGCTG AAACCAAAGCGCCTTTGGACAATTCAAACGAGGCAGATTTAACGACAGGAACAAATAGCCATGATTTTGTTTTCTCAGATACTCTCGATCACG CCTATTTTCAAGAGCATCAATCCACCATCAATCACAACTTCTTTACTTCATCTTCATCGTCCAACA cGGCGACAACTGCAGCTAATAAACTGGAAGAGCTAAGTGATAAGCCGGAGGACTCACCGCTCCCCATTGCAAGCTCAATTTCTGGGTCGACGCCGGCCAGTTCGATTACATCGACCAGCTGCACatcgtcctcatcctcctccgcctccatGTCATCATCATGCTCCAGTAGTAATTCCGGCTCGACGACGACCGCGCCCACAACTTCATCGTCGGCCGGAGCATCAACGGTTCCACTGACGCTGGCAGCAGCGGCTGAAACCACGTTGGCAAATGTCCAAGCCATGCTTTCAACTGTGGCcaagttgcagcagcagcaacaggagtTACCAGTGGAGTTAAACTCCAATGAAATGTACCAGCATGTGCAGCACGATTGGAATTTTGGTGACATCAAGTTAAGCAGTTCGCAGTCAAGCGGAGATCACCAGCGTAATCTAAGCCATGAAGCTATTGATCTGATGGATGTAGTGCAAGATGCCGACGTTATCGACGACATAATGCACAATGATGTGTGCCACGATGTGCTTGGTGACGAAGATGAGGTTGATCAAGAGGAGGATGAAGACGACGAAGTGGTAGAGTGTATGTCAGAAGATCAGCAGATAATTGATGAAGACAGCGAAGCTGTCCGCGAGATAGTGGAcaaactgcagcagcatcaacagcaacaaaatcagcagcagcatcatcaacAGTTGCATCTCCAGGAAGTGGTCCAATTGGCTCAGCATTCGTTTATGCCGCAAGCCCAAAGCGAATTTGGAAATGAT ATCGGCCAGGAAATGATCTGTGATGCTGTACCAATGTCTGCTGCCGAAATGGAAGTGTCCAGCACTGTGATAACCAACAGTAGCAATAGcaacgacagcagcaacaacctAAGCCTATGCAGTAGCACCAATAGTCTCACCATTAATCAAATGCCGCACCAAACATCGCAACAGCCGTCACAGAACGCTCAGTCAAATGCACAGCAGCAAAGACAGATATTGGTGGATTCCAATGGTCAGATAATTGGCAACTTTctgctgcaacaacaacgccagcagcaacaacagcaactactGCAACAGTTCACGCTTCAGGCGGCggcagcacagcagcaacagcaacaacaacagcaccagcagcaacaacagcagcagcaacagcaagcaACAAGTAGCAATTCCTTGGGCAAGACATTACCAGTGGCTCTCCGCAACGGAGCACAGCAGTTCTTGTCTCCTAACTTGATCgcacagcaacatcagcagcagcaacaactggaacagcatcaacagcagGCTGCGgcacaacaaaagcaacagcagatTCAGCAGTTTGCCTTGCAGCAGGCGCAGCTGCACCAGCGGCAACTACTGGCCCAGGCCGCCAACAACAATCTcctacagcagcagcaacaacatcagcaaaaTGTTGCGCCCCCAACAACACAGGCTAAGTTCATAGCCAAGCCGTTGAACATCATCTCAATGACGCGTCCTGCCAATGCATCACCTACCACAGCAGCAACGACAGCAAATACCGCATCTATTCCGTCCGCATACGccaatgttgttgctgtgtcGGGcgcccaacagcagcaatctCCGCCAGTACCTGCCCCCCAGCAGCAGACggcccaacaacaacagttgGCAAATCATAACAGTAATATGCAGCAGTTACCCAACGTGCTGACTATGAAAACCTTGCCACCATCGGGAGTGCCAACCACTATTGCCCAGCAAAGATTGCAGCCAAAAATGCCAACGGGAAAAGGGCGCAAGGCAACCAGCAATAGGTTACCACCGGGTGCAGTAAATCTAGAGCGTAGCTATCAAATCTGCCAGGCAGTAATCCAGAATAGTCCAAACCGCGAGAATCTCAAGGCTCAATTGCGACCGCCTGCTGCGATTCTCAACCAGCATCAGCCGACGACAACCACTGCGCCAGCGCCTATAAACCCTGTGACCTTGAATGTTTCAACGGTGGCTGCCACACCCATGTCCAACATAACGACGGCCAGTGGGAGTATGGCAGCAGCTGTCGCGGCAGCACCACCACAAAATGTAATAAAGCAAGAGGAACTGTTGGTCAGTGGGGCAGTTGGTGCTGGAGCTCTGCCCGCTGGATTGCCGCCGAATGTAATGGGAGTCGGACGTCCGGGAGTATACAAG GTCATTGGACCCCGAATGAGTGGTTTTCCAAGGAAGAAATATGTCCAACGGAAGCCGTCACCCACCACGCTCATCCGGCATGTGTTCAGTCCCGGACCTGGAGGAGCAACAGCCACCGCTCAACAATTGCAGATGCTTCAGCAGCATCACCAGTCGACGACTTCGCCAGTGCCTGTACAAAATCCCCAGCAGCCTGCACCGGAGCAGTTGATACACCAGAATGGCAATGGACAATATGTTCTCGTTCACCGGGCGAATGTGGGTGCAGCTGACAATCAAGCGCCTAGAGCCTCCAGTGCCCCGCCAATGCACCAAAACCAG TTCGTTACTGTTCAAAATCCGCTGCACAGCATAAACGGCATTCCTATTGGTGGACGCGGGCGTCCAGCATCGGTGGACACAACTGCTGGCAGCGGGAACGTTATAGCACCACCAATTTCCGCCACAGATGCGttgcatcatcatcaccacgaaatgcagcagcagcaaccgcatcagcagccgcagccgctgGGCAATGTAGGCACAGCCGCGAATATTGTGCGGCGCAATATCGCTGCAG GACCCAACATCGCCTACATTGACGGCAGCAATTCCAACTCATCGGCCGTCGCACTTATGGAAGCTGGGAACAACTACATAGTGACGACCAACGCATCTCCAACTACAGCAGCTTCGCCGATCAACCAACAGCCACAATCGCAGCAATCTGGCCATCAGCATCCATTGCTGCAATTGCATCAAAGCGGGGAAAACACTCCTCCGGGCAATGAGGCTACGGCCACGGCAAACAATTGCGCCTGCTCACTCAATGCAATGGTGATCTGCCAGCAGTGCGGAGCCTTTTGCCACGACGACTGCATCGGTGCGGCAAAGCTGTGCGTCGCTTGTGTGATTAGATGA
- the LOC6530395 gene encoding polycomb protein Asx isoform X3, which translates to MKTITPDTTTTSSQHQQLLIPQADQHHQPMLQQQSLLAAPPPTMIMEHVNLVDDDEKDPLALEQLEVSPSTKHTHSLRRHLPRIIVKPIPPEKKPMAPSEEAPVSSAPAPPTRLICSRRIQQQQQVKAAAAAAAAAAAAAAAAAAAQAQAQAAASYPSAISPGSKAGTSQASTMREVLASIPGFSVKPRRRSNKKLTTAAQIEQTKDGKIDLETPDSILASTNLRALLNKQTFSLLPPLYQYNLIQLLPSVDREASELEQPSGSGSGGSPSEAIRLSASCLNNEFFARACLEWRERLSEGEFTPENQLKLKTEAEREKNKLDPWKLKHFEPFWGEKNSRGKEKLESDTKDQKLSISIKSEPKPPATSQQKPLQQATCDNETELKFDLSTKCETTSAKTTVAVAVADKSSTFPVTGSQNNVLNEQQRRVLKRPSSSPSQRKQAPTTIATINLDDDLDELPSTSKDSKQPKMAEIVPNASGNVVATPEVDVVDHAAEETKIKDEQQHQRQHQPLINSTCDKIEPSECSKEMIVAMNQVDAKENVGPVASAATTPAIAAVTPHTPKPEASATNPEVANQFVSYLQNVELAAETKAPLDNSNEADLTTGTNSHDFVFSDTLDHAYFQEHQSTINHNFFTSSSSSNTATTAANKLEELSDKPEDSPLPIASSISGSTPASSITSTSCTSSSSSSASMSSSCSSSNSGSTTTAPTTSSSAGASTVPLTLAAAAETTLANVQAMLSTVAKLQQQQQELPVELNSNEMYQHVQHDWNFGDIKLSSSQSSGDHQRNLSHEAIDLMDVVQDADVIDDIMHNDVCHDVLGDEDEVDQEEDEDDEVVECMSEDQQIIDEDSEAVREIVDKLQQHQQQQNQQQHHQQLHLQEVVQLAQHSFMPQAQSEFGNDIGQEMICDAVPMSAAEMEVSSTVITNSSNSNDSSNNLSLCSSTNSLTINQMPHQTSQQPSQNAQSNAQQQRQILVDSNGQIIGNFLLQQQRQQQQQQLLQQFTLQAAAAQQQQQQQQHQQQQQQQQQQATSSNSLGKTLPVALRNGAQQFLSPNLIAQQHQQQQQLEQHQQQAAAQQKQQQIQQFALQQAQLHQRQLLAQAANNNLLQQQQQHQQNVAPPTTQAKFIAKPLNIISMTRPANASPTTAATTANTASIPSAYANVVAVSGAQQQQSPPVPAPQQQTAQQQQLANHNSNMQQLPNVLTMKTLPPSGVPTTIAQQRLQPKMPTGKGRKATSNRLPPGAVNLERSYQICQAVIQNSPNRENLKAQLRPPAAILNQHQPTTTTAPAPINPVTLNVSTVAATPMSNITTASGSMAAAVAAAPPQNVIKQEELLVSGAVGAGALPAGLPPNVMGVGRPGVYKVIGPRMSGFPRKKYVQRKPSPTTLIRHVFSPGPGGATATAQQLQMLQQHHQSTTSPVPVQNPQQPAPEQLIHQNGNGQYVLVHRANVGAADNQAPRASSAPPMHQNQFVTVQNPLHSINGIPIGGRGRPASVDTTAGSGNVIAPPISATDALHHHHHEMQQQQPHQQPQPLGNVGTAANIVRRNIAAGKLVYY; encoded by the exons ATGAAAACCATTACGCCGGATACGACGACGACGTCGTCGCAGCACCAACAACTTCTCATTCCACAAGCGGATCAGCATCACCAGCCgatgctgcagcagcaatcCCTGTTGGCCGCTCCACCGCCTACAATGATAATGGAGCATGTGAACCTGGTGGACGACGACGAGAAGGATCCTCTTGCGCTGGAGCAACTGGAAGTGTCACCGTCCACCAAGCACACACATAGTCTCAG ACGCCACCTGCCACGCATTATCGTGAAACCCATACCACCTGAGAAGAAGCCGATGGCGCCCAGCGAAGAAGCACCCGTCAGCTCCGCTCCTGCCCCGCCCACGCGTTTAATATGTAGCCGACGCattcagcaacagcaacaggtcaaagcggcagcagcagcggcggcagcagcagcggcggcagcagcagcagcggccgcAGCACAGGCCCAGGCCCAAGCCGCCGCCAGCTATCCATCCGCCATCTCACCTGGTAGCAAAGCGGGCACCTCCCAAGCTTCGACCATGCGGGAGGTCCTGGCTTCCATACCCGGTTTTAGTGTTAAGCCTCGTCGGAGGAGCAATAAGAAGCTGACGACAGCAGCGCAGATTGAGCAAACAAAAGACGGCAAGATCGACCTGGAGACCCCCGACTCCATACTGGCCTCCACCAACCTAAGAGCGCTGTTGAACAAGCAAACGTTctcgctgctgccgccgctctATCAGTACAATCTCATACAATTGCTGCCCAGCGTGGATCGCGAGGCCAGCGAACTAGAGCAGCCAAGCGGCAGCGGAAGTGGAGGCAGTCCATCGGAGGCTATAAGGCTCAGTGCCTCCTGTCTAAACAACGAGTTTTTTGCCCGAGCCTGCTTGGAGTGGCGGGAACGACTAAGCGAAGGCGAGTTTACACCCGAGAACCAGCTGAAACTTAAAACGGAAGCAGAGCGCGAAAAGAACAAGTTGGATCCCTGGAAGCTGAAACATTTCGAGCCCTTCTGGGGCGAAAAGAATTCTAGGGGGAAGGAGAAGTTAGAAAGCGATACCAAGGATCAGAAGCTTTCGATAAGCATAAAGAGTGAGCCCAAACCACCAGCGACTTCGCAACAAAAACCACTGCAACAAGCAACATGTGATAATGAGACtgaattaaaatttgatttg AGCACAAAGTGCGAAACGACATCAGCTAAAACTACGGTAGCAGTGGCAGTAGCAGATAAATCAAGCACGTTTCCAGTCACTGGCAGCCAGAACAATGTGCTTAACGAACAGCAACGCCGCGTCCTCAAACGTCCATCGAGCAGTCCTTCGCAGCGCAAGCAGGCACCCACAACGATAGCGACCATTAATTTGGACGATGATCTCGACGAGCTGCCCAGCACATCAAAGGACAGCAAGCAGCCGAAAATGGCCGAAATTGTTCCTAATGCGTCAGGGAATGTTGTCGCAACTCCAGAGGTTGATGTGGTCGATCACGCCGCAGAAGAAACGAAAATCAAggacgagcagcagcatcagcgtCAGCATCAGCCACTTATCAACAGTACCTGTGATAAAATTGAGCCATCTGAATGCAGTAAGGAGATGATCGTTGCCATGAATCAAGTGGATGCTAAGGAAAACGTGGGGCCCGTTGCATCTGCGGCTACTACGCCAGCAATTGCAGCTGTTACCCCACACACGCCAAAGCCGGAAGCGTCAGCAACAAATCCGGAGGTGGCCAACCAATTTGTAAGCTACTTGCAAAACGTCGAACTAGCAGCTG AAACCAAAGCGCCTTTGGACAATTCAAACGAGGCAGATTTAACGACAGGAACAAATAGCCATGATTTTGTTTTCTCAGATACTCTCGATCACG CCTATTTTCAAGAGCATCAATCCACCATCAATCACAACTTCTTTACTTCATCTTCATCGTCCAACA cGGCGACAACTGCAGCTAATAAACTGGAAGAGCTAAGTGATAAGCCGGAGGACTCACCGCTCCCCATTGCAAGCTCAATTTCTGGGTCGACGCCGGCCAGTTCGATTACATCGACCAGCTGCACatcgtcctcatcctcctccgcctccatGTCATCATCATGCTCCAGTAGTAATTCCGGCTCGACGACGACCGCGCCCACAACTTCATCGTCGGCCGGAGCATCAACGGTTCCACTGACGCTGGCAGCAGCGGCTGAAACCACGTTGGCAAATGTCCAAGCCATGCTTTCAACTGTGGCcaagttgcagcagcagcaacaggagtTACCAGTGGAGTTAAACTCCAATGAAATGTACCAGCATGTGCAGCACGATTGGAATTTTGGTGACATCAAGTTAAGCAGTTCGCAGTCAAGCGGAGATCACCAGCGTAATCTAAGCCATGAAGCTATTGATCTGATGGATGTAGTGCAAGATGCCGACGTTATCGACGACATAATGCACAATGATGTGTGCCACGATGTGCTTGGTGACGAAGATGAGGTTGATCAAGAGGAGGATGAAGACGACGAAGTGGTAGAGTGTATGTCAGAAGATCAGCAGATAATTGATGAAGACAGCGAAGCTGTCCGCGAGATAGTGGAcaaactgcagcagcatcaacagcaacaaaatcagcagcagcatcatcaacAGTTGCATCTCCAGGAAGTGGTCCAATTGGCTCAGCATTCGTTTATGCCGCAAGCCCAAAGCGAATTTGGAAATGAT ATCGGCCAGGAAATGATCTGTGATGCTGTACCAATGTCTGCTGCCGAAATGGAAGTGTCCAGCACTGTGATAACCAACAGTAGCAATAGcaacgacagcagcaacaacctAAGCCTATGCAGTAGCACCAATAGTCTCACCATTAATCAAATGCCGCACCAAACATCGCAACAGCCGTCACAGAACGCTCAGTCAAATGCACAGCAGCAAAGACAGATATTGGTGGATTCCAATGGTCAGATAATTGGCAACTTTctgctgcaacaacaacgccagcagcaacaacagcaactactGCAACAGTTCACGCTTCAGGCGGCggcagcacagcagcaacagcaacaacaacagcaccagcagcaacaacagcagcagcaacagcaagcaACAAGTAGCAATTCCTTGGGCAAGACATTACCAGTGGCTCTCCGCAACGGAGCACAGCAGTTCTTGTCTCCTAACTTGATCgcacagcaacatcagcagcagcaacaactggaacagcatcaacagcagGCTGCGgcacaacaaaagcaacagcagatTCAGCAGTTTGCCTTGCAGCAGGCGCAGCTGCACCAGCGGCAACTACTGGCCCAGGCCGCCAACAACAATCTcctacagcagcagcaacaacatcagcaaaaTGTTGCGCCCCCAACAACACAGGCTAAGTTCATAGCCAAGCCGTTGAACATCATCTCAATGACGCGTCCTGCCAATGCATCACCTACCACAGCAGCAACGACAGCAAATACCGCATCTATTCCGTCCGCATACGccaatgttgttgctgtgtcGGGcgcccaacagcagcaatctCCGCCAGTACCTGCCCCCCAGCAGCAGACggcccaacaacaacagttgGCAAATCATAACAGTAATATGCAGCAGTTACCCAACGTGCTGACTATGAAAACCTTGCCACCATCGGGAGTGCCAACCACTATTGCCCAGCAAAGATTGCAGCCAAAAATGCCAACGGGAAAAGGGCGCAAGGCAACCAGCAATAGGTTACCACCGGGTGCAGTAAATCTAGAGCGTAGCTATCAAATCTGCCAGGCAGTAATCCAGAATAGTCCAAACCGCGAGAATCTCAAGGCTCAATTGCGACCGCCTGCTGCGATTCTCAACCAGCATCAGCCGACGACAACCACTGCGCCAGCGCCTATAAACCCTGTGACCTTGAATGTTTCAACGGTGGCTGCCACACCCATGTCCAACATAACGACGGCCAGTGGGAGTATGGCAGCAGCTGTCGCGGCAGCACCACCACAAAATGTAATAAAGCAAGAGGAACTGTTGGTCAGTGGGGCAGTTGGTGCTGGAGCTCTGCCCGCTGGATTGCCGCCGAATGTAATGGGAGTCGGACGTCCGGGAGTATACAAG GTCATTGGACCCCGAATGAGTGGTTTTCCAAGGAAGAAATATGTCCAACGGAAGCCGTCACCCACCACGCTCATCCGGCATGTGTTCAGTCCCGGACCTGGAGGAGCAACAGCCACCGCTCAACAATTGCAGATGCTTCAGCAGCATCACCAGTCGACGACTTCGCCAGTGCCTGTACAAAATCCCCAGCAGCCTGCACCGGAGCAGTTGATACACCAGAATGGCAATGGACAATATGTTCTCGTTCACCGGGCGAATGTGGGTGCAGCTGACAATCAAGCGCCTAGAGCCTCCAGTGCCCCGCCAATGCACCAAAACCAG TTCGTTACTGTTCAAAATCCGCTGCACAGCATAAACGGCATTCCTATTGGTGGACGCGGGCGTCCAGCATCGGTGGACACAACTGCTGGCAGCGGGAACGTTATAGCACCACCAATTTCCGCCACAGATGCGttgcatcatcatcaccacgaaatgcagcagcagcaaccgcatcagcagccgcagccgctgGGCAATGTAGGCACAGCCGCGAATATTGTGCGGCGCAATATCGCTGCAGGTAAATTGGTGTATTATTAG